The Pseudoalteromonas tunicata genome segment TAAAGCATCAAAAGTCGGCGTTTCATTTTTGGTAAAAACAAAAATAGTCGGTAAATCTTTGTTCATGGATTTATTAACATAAGTAATTTCAATATCTGAAGACATAAGTCCTCCTTTTTATTTAAAAAGAATAATTAAGCCTGAAGGCTTAGGCGGTACAGCTACTACTAATCTTTTGGTGAATCATCCGACGTTTTAATCGTTGCTGAGGTCAGCTTAGCGTCAAATGACTTGCCATCATCAAATGCATTTAATGCCGTGACTACTTGAGCTATGCCAGTGCTTGTTGCACCATCAAGTGGATACGTTTTAGTATTAGAGACTGACATTGCAACGCCCCCTTTACTTTGGCCTGCAGGCACAGTTTCAATAACGGTTGCCACCAGTGTCATGCTAATGGACTGTGGTACTGTTAATGTCGATACATCACTATCAACTGTTACTGTAATCGTCTCACTTGATTGTGTGGTGGATGACTGAAGCACAGAATCAATTGAAATTACACTACCTTCCAATTTTGATTTCTCTGCGGCTTTTGCAATTTCATTCAATTGTTTTTGAATACTTGCTTGCAAGCTAGACTCTGAGCCAAGCTCGTTAACTAACATTGAAATAAAACTATCTGTATTGGACACGACAAAACTCGAGGTCATAACTATTTGACTACTCATACTTTTTTTCCTTTGCTTGGGTTGGGGTTTAATGGAGGTTGTTGACTCAAAGAGATCGTCCGAAGATGCAATAAACCTTGCATTCAACGATGCTACTTTTTTTTTTAAGGTAGTGAGTTCATAATCTGAAAATTTAGCTAAACTCGAACGAATAATTAAATTGCCATTACTTAAAACTTGGTAAAAAAAACCATTGTTTGAAACAAGTAAGTGGTTAAGATCTTCGTTTTTCACTCCTTTTATTTCAATACTTGCCATAACGGTGACTTACGTTTGATATTCTGTTTTAAAATAATATCCGTCTTTGGGATTACCATTTAGAGACACTAAAACATCTGAAAGACCATAGAGATCGAGTTCAAAAAAATTTTTGGTGCTGAGCACTGCAGATTCAGAGCTTAATCCTTTACTTTCAAAAATTTCAGACGCTAAGCCCCAGTAGAGTTTTCTACTTGGTTTAAACACAGCGCTTTGTTGATATCCAACAATTTTTTTACGTAAAATCATTTTATTAGCATTAAACAACTGCGCTAAAACACCATCTTGTACATGAATATGATTAACCAATTCTATAATGCCCTGATCGACCGTATCATTGGTTCTTTCAAGCACAATCCCGGTTTCGTTTTGCAATATCGCATATTGGCCACCAAGTTGAGCCGACAATATTTTGGTCATATTCTCGCCATTATGCCACCCAGCTCTTAACTCATAATTATCATTAAAACTAAATGATGATATTGAATCTCGACCTATATTTTTTAAAACTCGCCATGCAATACCATCTGAAAAAGAATTAAAATCAGATATATTGTTCTCAGCCGTTATAAATACTTGCGGCAAATCTTTATTCGAAGACTTATTAATATACTTAATGTTAGTTATCATTTAATCACCTTATTATTCTTGTTCTTCAACCTTAAATGAGTAACCTTCTTTTGCATTACCATTTAATGAAACAGTTGCAGAGGATACACTTTCAAGATTTTGTTCAAAAAAATTAAGAGAATCGATTACCGCCGAGCTAATCGCACCTGACTGTTGAATTTCAGACGCTATTCCCCAGTATATTTTTGGTTTAATTAAAAAAGATGCTTTTTGACCAAAAGCTACAACATTCTTTTTTATTAGGTCACTCCCACCTTTACTAAGGTGAGCACTTATACCATTTTTAACTTTAATATCATTGGTCAACTCAACTTCACTACTTTTTAATGCATTACCATTTTCTATCAGTATAATTCCAGAGCTATTCTCAGTGATTGTATATCGCTTTCCAGGGATACAGTTAAGTGCTTTTGTTTGATTACAATTATTTTCCCATGATGCATAAACCTCTGTTTTTGCTGGGTAAACAAAACAACTCATAGAGTCTTGCCCTATATTTTCAATCACTTTCCAGGCCACACCTTCTTTTAACGCATCAAAAGATGGGATTGCATTTGAAGCAAATATAAATATCTTGGGCACATCTCTATTTATAGATTTATTAATATAGGTTATTTGGGTATCACAAAACATTACGATTCCTTACCAAAGTTATAATTAGTACATTAATCAATATAAATTAAGTTTGTAATCTAATAACGTTTGACTCTGACTTTTGTTCCCATTTTTATTTTAAATTTTTAAATTTGTTTCTTGAACGCTGATTTTATTTTCTGCCTACTGGTAAAGATAAGTTTTCTAGCGTGTGCTTCTGATATATTGTAATCCAAACTAATTGCCTTATATTCTTTATCATTTACTAAGTGATCAATAGTGATTTGTCGAACTTCGGTCGTTATCTTTGATATTTCTTTATTAATTAATATCAACTTCCTTCTGTTACATTCATCTTTAAAAAGCGTATCACCTTCACAGCTGTCATCTTCAAAGTAAGTAACATTATATTTTAATTGAGTTTTGTTTTTTCTTAATTGGTCAAAATATATATTTTTTGCTAATTTTATTAACCATCCCAAAATTGCTAACTCTGGATTAGCTAAAGGCAACTTCTCATAAGCTTTTAGTAATGTATCTCTCGCTAGATCTTCTGCATCGTGATGATTATTTTTGGTAAGACTATAAAAGCAGTAATTAAATATTTTTTTCTCATATTTAATCCAAAAAAACCAATCACAATGAATGCCATTGTGTAACTCCTTTATCAAGGTGCAACTATCTTCACGCATCTTTTCAACTGTGTTTTTTTGGTCAATAAACTTTTTCATCTCTCAGTCCTTAAATAGATTTATCAACGACCTTGTTGAACATCATTAGGGAGTAATAAACATTGAATAGACATATCCAAAGATATTTTTATACCCTGTTAGTCGTTATTGAATCCTCAGTTTATTTTCTCGACGATGATTAAACCTTTGCGCAATGCATATACTTCTTTGATGGTTGCATCTCTTTTTCTTTTTGACGATATTGCCTTGGTGATAATTGATAAAATCGTTTAAATGCAGTAGAAAAATTATTTGAATCGGGGTAACCAACTCTTTCGGATATTTGCATAATATTAAGGGAGGTTTTATCTAAAAGTTCGGCGGCTTTTTTCATTCGCTGCTCTCTGAGCCAATCAAAAACGCTTATGCCATGATAAAATTTAAATAGATTATTTAACTTATTTCTATTAGTACCAACATTACGTGTTAATACATCAAGGTTAATATTATTAGCTAAGTTTTCCTTAAGATAACATTCTGTTTTTTCAATTAACTTAGACTTAATATCAATGTTGTAATCTATAGAATTAGATTCATACTCTTGATAGTCATTAGGATAAACAATGCATCTAACTCTGTAATAAAGCTCTTTTTTTATTATCGGGTAGCTTATGTAATCTAAAAAACCAATCTCAAATAGTTTCTTTTTTTTTTGATGTTATATTTACAATGGCAATAAATACCGGTTGAGGTAAGGCGAGGTTTTTAAAGTAATTTGAAATTATCATTTTGTCATTGTAAATTTCTTTAAAATTTTTATCTAATGTAGATATAATTATCAATCTTGGTGTGTCAATCCTCTCTTCACTTCGGAAAAAGTCCAATTCTTTCTGAGTTACATTAAAATTAAAATCCAAAAAATTAAGATTAATAACTTTAAATTTAATTGATTTATTTTTTACTAATAAAATATGATTGTTTATTTTTTTTTGTTTTGAAGCTATCCATAAAACCTCGTTAGTAATATTTAAATAAATATGAAATGTGGCAACTTTGACAAAAGCCACACTTAAAGTACCTAAAACAAATACAACCAACAAGCAGATATTGATATTACACGCTATTACATCGCGAATTATTTTTACTGCGGATAAAACGCGAACAATAAATTTTATTTTTCATATGAATGATTTTTATTTTTTAACCTAAAAATAATCCATAAAAATGTCTGAGGATTTATAGCATCTCACACCGGGAAAGGTTTCAATCTGGGGATTAAAACCTAATTTATACCTTACTATCGTACTTTATTTTCGCTAAATTAACCTGAACTCTGATTAATTTATATTGTTCTAAAATTAAGTATCTTAAGTGGACTTTCTTGTAAAGAAAAAACACTGACGCATTGTCGTCAGTGTTTTTCTTAGAAATTTTAGTTACTGGTATAATCGGCCAATAAGCTCACCCCGCTATATGAACGATAACCTTTTAGCATCACATGGTATCGTCCTTCACCACCTGTTAAGGTGCAACTTTCGTTATTGCCATTTTTAAACGGGCGACAATCATAACTAGTCGATGTCGGTTTACTGCCTTTTTTTACATATAAATCAGCATCACCAGTCCCATTTGATAACGTCACTCGAATATTGCTTGCACCACTTGGCACATCAAAATAGTAAAAAACCTCAGAACTCATCGTGCCACTCAACCCTTCTTTGGCTTGGCCTTTGGCTAATTCATCATCAGGGATTGTATTATCTGAAGTAACAGCAACTTGCTGAGTCACGGTATGGCTTTGATTATTAGAATCAAGTACCGTAAGGCTAACTGAATAGTTGCCAGCAGCTGAAAATGTATGTGTAACTTGTGAACCTGAGTCAGTTTGATTATCGCCAAACTGCCAACTGTAAGAATTAATTGAGCCAGCTGAACTTGATCCGCTTCCATCAAAGCTGCATTGCTCAAAATTACAGTTGTATGTGAATCGAGCGATAGGATTACTGCTATCATTATCATCACCTATCGGTATCTCGCCATTAAAATAAGTTGAAACTTGGGGCCAAATCTTACTAATTTTTGCGCCTTTATTATAACAACCGCCTAAATGATGTAAGGCAATAACCTTATTAGTCACACCAGCCAAAACAGGTGAGCCCGATGAGCCACCAATTGTATCGCAATTATAACCTATGTCAGTGCCAGTGCCTCGACCATTGGTCGACGCGGCATTAACTTGGCATAAGCCGTTACTATCTTGATCTGACTCGATAGCGAGCTCTTTTGGATTACCCGAACCATGCTGAGGAATATAGATTCGTTCACCTTGCAACGCATCACGTACATCCAGTCCTAAATAACCAAACTGCGAGATAGAAGAAAAATCATTCACACTAAATAAGGTGTAATCAAGCGTATAATCTGTTTTGAAGAACTGGTTCCCAGTAACTTTAACTACCGCTTCTCGGGTACTTCCATTACAACTTTTTTGCTGATAATTGAACCATACTTCTGTCGACGCCAACTCACCTGCGGTTTCAACACAATGGTTATTTGTAAACATTTTGTTATCTGCACCAACACGCCAGCCAGTACACAAACTGCGCCCGCCTATCACTAAGCGAGCAACGGGACGACTGCGATCAAACTCTGTAGGGTGACTATTGGCCCAACACTGTACATCTTGTCGCTCGTTCACCCCACAAGTTGAAAGAAGGGACGCATCATTTTGATTGATATTGGCAGGGATCACACTTTCAGTACCATAAAAATAGCTGTCTATTACACCAAATTCTGTGTGCTGATCTGCGGTATTTTCATCAGGATAATATTCAATAATAACGCTGTCATTTGAAATAGACATGGCCGAGAAAGACGAAATACCATCATCACCTAATGTGGTATCTTTAGTGGCTAAGCTCATATTATTTACTGTGTATTCATAACGTTCAGTATTATCAGGATTACGTATAACTAGTTTGGCACTGCCTGCTAATTGAACATTTTTAAAATGTAGTTTGATGTAATCTGCATTTGGATGACTAAGCTTATGGCTTATGACTAAACCTTGATTTGATAAAGCGCTAAATTGGCTACTCAGTACCAAATTACTCGCAGCTTGTTTACCTATTGTGGTTTTGCTCGCTTCACCTGATGCGGCTGCCACTCTTAAAACGTGTAACTCATCGATATTTGCAATAGCCGTTGCGGCATAAAAAATACTTAATACTGGTATTAAAAAACGTAATTTCATACTAGTTCCTTAGTTCTGTTAATTTTTAACTTCGACCCAACAGCACAAAATGGGTACAAATAAAAGTATAAGCAGAAGACAAAAAAACAAATTAACAAGGAAAATAGTCGGCTTGCATTGTCAGTTCGATATTTGACAACAATAGAAGTTAACTCACATCTGTTGAATGCACTGTTTTAGGTACTTTAATGGCCATTAAGAAAAATGTAACAACAAGCTTGTGTTTATTTAGTGAATTTAATGTAAATAAATTAATACAAAATTGCGTTTTTTATTGCTTATTTTATCAAACTAAAAACTATTACCTA includes the following:
- a CDS encoding RNA polymerase sigma factor, whose translation is MKKFIDQKNTVEKMREDSCTLIKELHNGIHCDWFFWIKYEKKIFNYCFYSLTKNNHHDAEDLARDTLLKAYEKLPLANPELAILGWLIKLAKNIYFDQLRKNKTQLKYNVTYFEDDSCEGDTLFKDECNRRKLILINKEISKITTEVRQITIDHLVNDKEYKAISLDYNISEAHARKLIFTSRQKIKSAFKKQI
- a CDS encoding helix-turn-helix domain-containing protein; this translates as MGFLDYISYPIIKKELYYRVRCIVYPNDYQEYESNSIDYNIDIKSKLIEKTECYLKENLANNINLDVLTRNVGTNRNKLNNLFKFYHGISVFDWLREQRMKKAAELLDKTSLNIMQISERVGYPDSNNFSTAFKRFYQLSPRQYRQKEKEMQPSKKYMHCAKV
- a CDS encoding PKD domain-containing protein gives rise to the protein MKLRFLIPVLSIFYAATAIANIDELHVLRVAAASGEASKTTIGKQAASNLVLSSQFSALSNQGLVISHKLSHPNADYIKLHFKNVQLAGSAKLVIRNPDNTERYEYTVNNMSLATKDTTLGDDGISSFSAMSISNDSVIIEYYPDENTADQHTEFGVIDSYFYGTESVIPANINQNDASLLSTCGVNERQDVQCWANSHPTEFDRSRPVARLVIGGRSLCTGWRVGADNKMFTNNHCVETAGELASTEVWFNYQQKSCNGSTREAVVKVTGNQFFKTDYTLDYTLFSVNDFSSISQFGYLGLDVRDALQGERIYIPQHGSGNPKELAIESDQDSNGLCQVNAASTNGRGTGTDIGYNCDTIGGSSGSPVLAGVTNKVIALHHLGGCYNKGAKISKIWPQVSTYFNGEIPIGDDNDSSNPIARFTYNCNFEQCSFDGSGSSSAGSINSYSWQFGDNQTDSGSQVTHTFSAAGNYSVSLTVLDSNNQSHTVTQQVAVTSDNTIPDDELAKGQAKEGLSGTMSSEVFYYFDVPSGASNIRVTLSNGTGDADLYVKKGSKPTSTSYDCRPFKNGNNESCTLTGGEGRYHVMLKGYRSYSGVSLLADYTSN